In the Verrucomicrobiia bacterium genome, one interval contains:
- a CDS encoding amino acid adenylation domain-containing protein, whose translation MTQKQTVVEVFGAQVRNNPDAQALIQDGRVMTYRELDAASNRLANYLVRQGVKKGDLVAFTLDRSIELAVTILAIIKTGAAYVPVDRRLPAERYTFIIEDTKTRLLITTSLLTETLPKLSIKTIKLDAEATLINALPDTTPKVHLSGDDPLYVIYTSGSTGTPKGVVIPHRGITRIAKHLPKYVDFKRPQTLLLQAQTSFDLSVYELWTALLNGARLAIHSDDTTPASISQAIKRYGVTVLTLTTSLYHIMIEEHLDDLRNVECIYTGGDVMLPALTQRASARLKATIINAYGPTENSIMATSYSIRPGAKLTGNVPIGRAVPETTLYILDKNLREVPEGSPGELVVGGQGVGLGYLNRPELTKEKFIVNPVTGDPNDIVYQTGDLVQLNHQGEVEFLGRIDQQVKIRGFRIELGEIENTILKHQNVKACAVVVQEPTAGDKRVVAFVVPRAGRAFRADSLRHYLAKKLPDYMQPAHIMALESLPHNTNGKVDKKALLQLQTFERTLSAPYVAPQNDQERQLVEVWQALLRVQPIGIEDDFFALGGNSLLAARLTVDMQRLLKTELTAGILYEQPTIARLLASLKQQRTLRLPEEVALADDIRPKEVFNPNAYRQSAVLLTGATGFLGAFLIRELIAASPQITIYCLVRAANQREGMKRIRSNLEKYGIWNNDYAKHLKPVAGSLERPHLGLSRQSYEKLAGAVDTVYHNGAKVNYIQSYELHKPANVIGTQNILEFAGHGRTKPVHYLSTAAVFGPIGFLEEITTIYEADDLDRSEAAVSKDIGYIQSKWVAEKILRIAQRRGMLITVHRPGFIMGDSISGVNNTDDYVARLVKGCIQLGVYPNLPRQRKEFVPVDYVARAIVAVCRDSRNFNKAYHIVPPHQESTGLNEFFGAIRATFGYQLEELPYSVWAERVTQYKGHDNALAPFLPLLTEKIYKSRTLWELYENMSIYDSSNLQEALKDSGITYPPFDEQLLRTYFAYMVDVGFLPQPPTLQQAIDNTMQEDRIITALQPEGAVK comes from the coding sequence ATGACACAGAAACAGACTGTTGTAGAGGTGTTTGGCGCGCAAGTGCGCAATAATCCGGACGCACAAGCGCTAATTCAAGATGGCCGCGTGATGACCTACAGAGAACTCGACGCGGCTAGTAACCGCTTGGCGAATTATCTGGTGCGGCAAGGCGTAAAAAAGGGTGACCTGGTGGCGTTTACACTTGATCGATCGATAGAGTTAGCAGTCACCATCCTGGCTATTATAAAAACCGGTGCCGCTTATGTGCCGGTCGATCGGCGCCTCCCGGCTGAACGATACACCTTTATTATTGAAGATACAAAAACACGACTGCTCATTACCACTTCCCTGCTCACCGAAACTCTACCGAAGCTATCAATTAAGACAATCAAGCTTGACGCTGAAGCTACTCTTATTAATGCGCTTCCCGATACGACGCCTAAGGTGCATCTTTCTGGTGATGACCCGCTGTATGTGATTTATACTTCCGGATCAACCGGCACGCCTAAGGGTGTGGTGATTCCCCATCGCGGCATTACGCGCATTGCTAAGCATCTGCCGAAATACGTTGATTTTAAGCGGCCGCAAACTTTGCTGTTGCAAGCCCAGACGTCGTTCGATCTTTCGGTGTATGAACTGTGGACGGCGCTGTTGAATGGTGCGCGCTTGGCAATTCACAGCGATGATACCACGCCAGCAAGTATCAGTCAGGCAATAAAACGCTATGGCGTTACTGTTCTTACTTTAACCACCAGCTTGTATCACATTATGATCGAAGAACATTTAGATGACCTGCGTAATGTAGAATGCATCTACACTGGCGGCGACGTAATGCTGCCAGCCCTTACGCAGCGGGCCAGTGCCCGCTTAAAGGCGACGATAATTAACGCTTACGGTCCAACCGAAAATTCAATTATGGCGACCTCTTATAGTATTCGACCAGGCGCAAAACTGACTGGGAACGTACCGATAGGTCGCGCAGTCCCAGAAACGACGTTATACATTCTTGATAAAAACCTGCGAGAAGTCCCCGAAGGCAGCCCGGGCGAGCTTGTTGTTGGTGGCCAGGGCGTTGGGCTCGGCTATCTTAATCGACCAGAGTTAACGAAGGAAAAATTTATTGTTAATCCGGTCACGGGCGATCCAAACGATATTGTATATCAGACTGGCGATTTGGTGCAGCTGAACCACCAGGGTGAGGTGGAATTTTTGGGTCGAATAGACCAGCAGGTCAAGATCCGCGGCTTTCGTATCGAACTGGGTGAGATTGAGAATACTATTCTTAAACACCAGAACGTTAAGGCCTGTGCGGTGGTGGTGCAAGAGCCAACCGCTGGAGACAAGCGGGTCGTCGCCTTTGTGGTGCCGCGCGCAGGTAGAGCGTTTCGCGCAGATTCCCTGAGGCACTACCTTGCCAAAAAGTTGCCCGACTACATGCAGCCGGCGCACATCATGGCGCTCGAGTCGTTGCCACATAACACAAATGGCAAAGTCGACAAGAAAGCTTTGCTGCAGCTACAAACTTTCGAACGGACACTCAGTGCGCCGTATGTGGCACCACAAAATGACCAAGAGCGGCAATTAGTTGAAGTCTGGCAAGCACTTTTGCGCGTGCAGCCAATCGGCATAGAGGATGATTTCTTTGCGCTTGGCGGCAACTCGCTATTAGCGGCCCGTCTAACAGTTGATATGCAGCGGCTGCTTAAGACAGAACTGACGGCCGGGATTTTATATGAACAGCCAACCATCGCACGGTTACTAGCTAGCCTCAAGCAGCAACGAACACTGCGCCTACCAGAAGAAGTAGCGCTTGCCGATGACATCCGGCCAAAAGAGGTATTTAATCCAAATGCATACAGGCAATCAGCAGTACTGTTAACTGGCGCGACCGGGTTTTTGGGTGCGTTTTTGATCCGGGAGTTAATTGCAGCTTCACCGCAAATAACCATTTACTGTTTAGTGCGCGCTGCAAACCAGCGTGAGGGCATGAAGCGTATCCGAAGCAACCTCGAGAAATACGGCATATGGAATAATGACTACGCCAAGCACCTAAAGCCGGTCGCGGGTTCGCTTGAGCGGCCACATCTTGGGTTGTCGCGGCAATCCTACGAGAAATTAGCGGGAGCTGTAGACACGGTGTACCATAACGGCGCTAAGGTAAATTACATACAATCGTACGAGCTTCATAAGCCGGCTAACGTTATTGGCACCCAAAACATCCTCGAATTTGCCGGTCATGGCCGTACGAAGCCGGTTCATTATTTATCGACCGCGGCGGTTTTTGGGCCAATCGGCTTTTTAGAGGAAATTACTACTATTTACGAAGCCGACGACCTTGATCGCAGTGAAGCAGCCGTTAGCAAAGACATTGGGTATATCCAAAGTAAATGGGTAGCAGAGAAAATTTTGCGGATCGCTCAGCGGCGTGGCATGCTCATCACTGTACATCGCCCCGGTTTTATTATGGGCGACAGCATTAGCGGCGTTAACAACACCGACGATTACGTGGCCCGGCTCGTAAAAGGCTGCATTCAACTTGGTGTTTATCCAAACTTGCCCAGACAGCGCAAAGAATTTGTGCCGGTCGATTATGTGGCGCGGGCAATTGTTGCTGTCTGTCGAGATTCACGCAATTTTAATAAGGCGTATCATATTGTTCCGCCACATCAAGAAAGCACCGGCTTGAATGAATTCTTTGGTGCAATACGGGCTACATTTGGCTACCAGCTCGAGGAGCTGCCGTACAGTGTCTGGGCGGAACGCGTGACGCAGTACAAGGGTCACGATAATGCTTTGGCGCCATTCTTGCCGCTGTTGACTGAAAAAATTTACAAGAGCCGTACGCTGTGGGAATTGTACGAGAATATGAGTATATACGACTCGTCGAATTTGCAAGAAGCGCTAAAAGATTCAGGCATTACCTATCCACCATTCGATGAACAGTTACTTCGTACCTATTTTGCGTATATGGTCGATGTCGGCTTTTTGCCGCAGCCACCTACCCTGCAGCAGGCGATCGACAACACCATGCAGGAAGACCGCATTATTACGGCGCTACAGCCTGAAGGAGCCGTCAAGTAA